In the Octopus bimaculoides isolate UCB-OBI-ISO-001 chromosome 7, ASM119413v2, whole genome shotgun sequence genome, tataagagcaaagtcatcagcatagaggagctcccaagggcagcctgtcttaaatgcctctattattgcctggaggactatgatgaacaaaagGGGGTTGAGgaccgatccttggtgaacccctgcTTGTATCCTGGATTCTttgctgtacttgttgccaaccctcgctTTACTGGTAGCGtccctgtacaaggcttgtacaACTGTCACCAACTgctcgtctatccctagtttctgcattgaccaccagataagggattgaggGACCCTGTCTAAAGCTTTCTCCACTCAACAAAagcaagtacagaggtttatctttggctaggtgtttctcctgcagttgtcttcCCAGAACTACAGCAACactggtgcttctacctggcacaaaaccaaactgcatctcatctagactaactctctccctaattagttgggctatgactctctctgtgactttcatcacctgatccaacaatttgatacccctaattatttctaaggcatcacctttacctttgtagcagttgactatggtgttgctacaccagtcattgggtatggctCCTTCGTGAACCACTTGATTTACAATACAGGtaactagaccataacccacaccaccagatattttaagcatctcagcagtaattACTGATGGGTTGGGGGGTGGCTGTcgtcatatccttaattgctttatctaccagggtactgttgATTCGGGTAGTTGGCTCttcaattgggtcaacatttaGCAGACTCtactcctcccattcattctccacgttGAGCGGcgtttcataatggcatttccaatcCCCCTCCTTTGCAGAATCataaatgcaagtgcaccatcatctaCACAGACACATTTCTCTATGACatgacaattttctctcacaactgttttgcaatctgaaatatttcagttctttggtcctcgtgtcactgaacataggcaaacttctttgCCACTTCTCCCTTGGCTAagtatacctgtctcctagcttcccgcCTGGtcatctgatacagttccctgctacccctactcttccaagcctgtttctttgctctaatggccctctcaacagtattgttccaccaccacgttaccctaggtctggaaggggctttgcaccagccacagatttggactctggcactcagcaagctgttcTGCAAGAATTtccagttgccctctatgtcacaaATCTGTAACTCCTCCTCCCactcaaatttctcaattaggatgtccctaaatctctgaccatacaAAGGGCttttaagcttccaaatccttcttttccagatcggtctgcttcttggcagccttctggcctggagtctaaagtcagtaatgactagtctatgctgagGGTGGGGGGTGtttacattcttcaccagggagggtttttgtatttaagagcaactaTACATCCCGCTATTCTAGAAATCCactaaaaactatttttttacTCTATGAATGAAACTTTTATTTTAAGGGCTTTTGTAGAGTCTTAAAACATATAAACTGGGTCAAGCTTACTGctgagaaacaaataaaacatagcTAAGAAATAACTGTCACAGACAACAATGACAGTTTCAAATAAACTGAtacataattattcattttaatgTGCACTTTCTCAGGCTTAAATGAGATGGACAGTATTTATTAGAGTAgactttctatggccagatgctcttcctatcaccaactcccacctgtttccaaacaagctaatatttccccatgaccacacatgaatactggaaatgaatgacactctTTCTTACAACTGTCATGCGATGTGAAGACATGGTGACAAACACACAAAGTTATTTTAAACTCatgaaatggatttttttttttccactttggaAATGAGTATAGTGCTGAATTGCATCTCTGTTCCTTTTcttcaaacattcacacacaaaatgtgtgtgtgtgtgtgtgttcttgtttcaGCATCACATGTTGGTTTTAACTGAACATCATCATTATACAAGCATTGTTGTTTGCTTCTAGTTTTCTGTGAATCACATGTCTGAACATGGGAAAATATCTTGTTTAGAAACGGGTagtggttggcaacaggaagagcatccagttgtaggaaagctgtctcaacaaattctgtctgacccatgcaagcatggaaaaatggatattaaatggtaatataagtttatatatatatatatatatcataacatctacttttctatatTTGCATAGTTCAGAGTTTGAGAATTGCcagccttcacttgtttccaagcaagataatattcttcatggccagatatgttcctgcagaatactgaaaatgaatgacactgcttgtatgacagtgacactcatttttacaactatcatgcaatgtcaagacaaggtaacaggaacaaacacacacacatgatgggcttctttctgcttccctttatcaaatccactcacaaagcattggtcagcttagggctataaaagaagacacttgcccaaggtgccaaacagtgggactaaaccaggaactatgtggttgggaagtaaacttcttaccacacagctgtagCTGCATCTATTAGCAATCATAGATAAAAGttgcaaatataacaaaaattctttttctgTGTAAAACATTTTCGCAAAAAGCTCAAAGTATATGCATAACAGTGAAAAGGCCAAACAATACTTACGCTGCCAAAATATTTATCAAGCAATTCAACATATCTGTGTATGATTTCAAGTGTTAATAATTCATTGTCAGCTGGTTCAATGGCACAACAGAAGTAAAGGCTGgcatatctgaaaagaaaatgacaaactgTGAGCAAACTAATTCTGTATATACAGGGTATTCAAAAAGTCTTTCcacagtattttattgcaaaataaatattcataagatGGTATGAGAcgacaaaagaatatttaagacTTTAAAAAAACCTTATAAGTGGTGTTGAAAgtgttgtccttcattttcaatacataagctgactcttctacacatgctTTGAAAttcatcttggagagtctgacgtGGTATAGACCATGTGAAGGCTATGATTTTCAGGCAATTCTTGTACACTTGCTCCCCAGAAAAAAAAAGTCTGGTGATGTtataaatcaggtgatcttggtggccaaGTCCCTTTGAAATAACCCGTTAActgaaaaactcttgaagtagcggCATGGTGGTGTGCAAAGTATGTGCGGTAGCTCCATCTTGCTGAaagtatgcattattaatttcactttcagtCAGTTGGCCTACAAATGGATAGACAATATTTGAGCAATATCTCTCAGTGTTGCTGGTGCCTTCAAAAAATATCGGTCCCACAATACGCTTTCTCGAAATTGCTATCCATACTCCAACTTTTGCCGGATGCAGAGGTTGCTCATGCATCACGTCTGGATTCTCAGTGCTCCATAACCTTGTGTTTTGCGAACTCATGTATCCTGACAGATGAAACAAAGCCTCATTGGCGTAAAAACACCCATCCAGCATTTCTATGCCTTTTTCGGCAACAAAGTTTTGAAACCAATGACAATAACAAAGCCTTTTAGCATGATACGTAGTCTTCAATTATTGAATGTCCAGCACTTTGTATAGAAGAAACTCAATTACTTTATTACTGCCATGTGAACACTTCCCAGGCTGAGTTCTGTTTCCCGTGACAATTTGCGTAAGGACTTTGATAGGCTGGGCTTGCCAACAGTTTATCAGAAAGAACAGTAGGCCTACTGCTTCTTGCTGCGTCTTCTACTGAGCCTGTGTTTCTAAATTTTCCTAAAAAATCCTGCACAGTGTCACAATGTGGAACAACAATATTTGGAAAAGTTTCACTGAACTTCTGTTTCacagtatctgtgtatttgtttccagCTCAAAACACCAGTTCAACTAAAAATGTATGTTCTTCAgtggttagcatgttggacaCACTGAAGGGTACACAATGGCTGAGGGACAATGGCTGACACCCAGCCACCCACGCAGTGATAACCAGGTTGTGCATGCGCAGGATGAAAAGAATTCACTGCGAAGAGGCTTTTTGAACAAAACAGATGATATAACTTGGCTGGTTGTTTTCATCAGTCACACTTTACATAATAGAGAAAGGAAGGAGTGCAAAAGAAGGACAAAAAGTTAAAATAAGAGGTGCAGGTGTAGTGGCAGGAGGAGGAGCAGAGGGAGTAAATGAGGAgttatataaatgagaaatttgttttatttaattttaaggcaataaatattttttgaaaattagaatttaacTCATCATTTTGTAAAGGCACCAAGAAATTTGACATATGCTTCATTAACTGATATTATCCTGGGTGACAAGAGTAAATTTCTCGATATAACTGTCATATGATGGGGGATATTCTATTAATGTAATAATGATGTAATATGTCCTCATTTCAGTCATTACTGTAATCATCACTATACAGTAGCTCAAGCTGCCACAATTAGTATCCAAATTGCCCTTTATTCACACTGTACTGTAccattttcaaataaaaaggaaggacacataggGAGACTTACTGAGGTAGTACTTCACagcaagatgcccttcctgttgccaagtcttacctgtttttcaaataaaggactttcatttttaaattttactggtctttgaaagtgcagagctaTAGTACCTTAGTGTTTACAGGGAATGTAAATATGACATCAACAATTTGCTCAGACAGTGCTATGCAAAGATGCAGAATgttaacattcatacacacacacacacacaaacacacacattcatacatacatacatagagtttctgtctactaatttCTTGTAAATGAAATTGCCCAAGTAAACTACACATCCACACCCTTGCCTATgtcagaggggaaaaaaaaaaggacaagataGTTACAGTTGGAACATCTTTCATCACAAGTTTTCTTGACCAGAATTGGAGATTAAACAACATAACAAgcaacactgttgttgttgtacagcAGTAAAACAGATGTTCTATTATGATACAATATGTTAACAACTGTCTGTCTCTCAGCTGCAAGACCAAGAACCCATAGATCTAATCTAAGTACCTCCTTTGCCTTGAAATAATGACTGGTGAATAAATGTTTGTGGtggagtatttaaaaaaaaatgtttcttttcaagGAGGGTCACAGTACCCAGAAGAGGGCTGTAAAGTCTGAAAATGTTTATACAACGAGGGACTACATAGAAGTTAACAGTGATGTGCGCTTGTTCAtatatctattgttgttgttggcactccgtcgcttacgacgtcgagggttccagttgatccgatcaacggaacagcctgctcatgaaattaacgtgcaagtggctgagcacaccacagacacgtagttctcgaggatattcagcatgacacagtgtgacaaggttgaccctttgaattacaggcacaacagaaacaggaagtaagcgtgagagaaagttgtggtggaagagtacagcagggttcgccaccatcccctgccggagcctcgtggagctttcggtgttttcactcaataaacactcacaacgcccagtctgggaattgaaaccgcgatcctatgaccacgagtccgctgccctaaccactgggccattgcgtctcccaTATATCTATACTAGACATGTAAGTAAATGGAATGAGTGGCATGCAGAAAGAAACTGACACAATACTCGAGCACAGCCACAGGTTGACTGGAATAACTTATCTCccacaaataacaaaaaatatgaaagaccTGAAAGGATTATAATGGCTAAAATTTAGCTTACTAGTGATATCTTATGAGCTGTGTCTCTTCTCCTGGCAAGAGTGTCAGTCTCATGCAGGTGAAGTCCTACAAGCATATCATTTATATCTATGCCCCTGCACCCAATTTGTCATTGTCTAGCCTTCCCCACAACTGATgttcctctccctcactcttctgACTACGGTAGTTTTTACTCAGCTGctgtaatttacatatatttcatccTGCTTCTGTGCTTCCAATTATTTCTTTTTGAGGAACCACTTTTTTGCCACCAATTCCAGATTCTCTGTATCACTCCTCCCACTTTATTTCCACCAAACACCCCTTTCCCCTGAATACCCTCTCATTTCAGCCATCAATGCCATTTCCACCTTAGTCACTCACTATATCCACTCCTACATTCTTCTTGTCACTGTCACTGTGTATCCCTCTCTCCCCACCACACTTCGCATCATCTCCATTATTTTCATCTGTCTGTAGTTTTATTATACTGTTGctctccaccacctccacaaatCACTTTCTCTCCACCAACTCACTTCTATTTCCTTCACCATCCCCTCACAAAAACTGATTCATCATTAACTGCACATTCAGCCCTATTCCCCATTCACCTATCACCCCATCTCTGTCACTTGCAAACTTACTGATTCATACACCCTCCTTGATTATCTGTACCTGTTCATTCATATTGTcatcttgtaccttgagagtacaTCCCGACATTGCATCACTACCATCTAAAACCCAACCCTAAACCCAACATTAATTCTAACACTAATCAAAACCCTTACCTTAaacctaaccataaccctaactaCCTACTTAACTGCCTGCCAaactgcctgtctgcctgcctacctaattacctacctatctatatttcACTATTTCTATCAACCTTTCTACCTCTCTAactttctgtttatctgtctatcactACTATAGCCAATCAATCTCTTTTAGATAGTGAATCTAAAACTACCTTATCCAATGTGTCTGTCCTTCCAATTTTGAGAATAAGATGTGAAATGAAAATTTAGGTTGTTATTTCTACAAGATCAATTTTCTAGAAGTTCTCTCACTGCTACTTCCACTTGAACTGCAAAAATTACTACAGTGAATAAACAGAGCTACATACCTTTTATAAACTATTTTCAAATCTTTCCATTCCAGAAAGCTGCACATCTTTGGTTTCCTGGCAAGAACCAAAGTGACAAGCTCACGGGTAATCTTCTTCTTTACTTTGTCTGGGTGAGCAACATACCATTTCTGCAATCTTAATTTCCCCTGACGACTAAACAGCAACATAAATTGCATctggaaaagaaacagaaaaggaaaaaaaataaaggatatgaGCTGAGCAGAAATCAAAAGAtgatcaaacaaaatgtttttaaagattCTACCTTGCCTTTCTCCTGAGTTGAACTAAATACCAATATTATATTGAACAATTATGTCCCATCCTGAAAATTTATGGCTGAATTTCATTCCTCACATCAAGGATTATTACTTTATCACATTACTTTTCATACTTTTAGAGCTGACAGATTAAACATCAATCAAGTCCTTTTAGGTCCTTTAGTCTCACAAGTCAACTGGTGACCTTATTAGTGCTAGCACCActgaaaaagcacccagaacataCTAAAGTTGTGGTCATTAGGAAAGTAATCTAGTCATAGACATGGGAGTCACTGCATCCTGTTGAACAGTCCTGCCCATGCAAGCAAagagaatggacattaaattatgttaGATCTAGTCATGTAGCTTAGTGCTAATGTCAGGAATCATTAGTGTTAGAACCATCTACTGAAGATCAAGATTTTGGATTTGTTTGTCCTCCAATcctaatctaatatataaaatctgttctgtctgtctctgcacTTATAACTCAAGTATCGTTTATCTGATCGCGCTGAAATtctaaacatggatacatgagagagcggGGCATTCCGTAATCTAaatagattttcaaaattgtccaTTTCAAAGTGAGAATTGCTATTTTTGTCCTGCTTCTTCTGCCATTAAAAGCAATGAATTGCTCAGACAGCCAGCAGATACCATTTCACTGGCAACAAGgtgagtacaggatgacagtcagccaaaaccgtcgctatactgtctctcttctttcctctctctgtctctcttacgaTGTCCGATTCCActtgaagttgtatatatattgtgttaagatttgttatcaatcaattatccttattgagaagaaacagtcaaaagtAACCACCACACACAATCACCAAACATCTCCACTACTTAACCGGCTAAGTTAACCCTCTTCACCTTTACAGCTGACATGAAAAACATGGAAAAGGCAACCATTTTAATtaagcaaaaaagagaaaaaattgattGCTATTAAAACACGTaaaattttggggttaataatcttaatctttagttacagtttctcattcaaactaaaTAGGCAGAATTgccggattaagacagtagggtattctgagggagatttggctgctatttctaccaggtctagctaccatgtctccctcattggctcatacataaaatagaaataaaatacttaaagcaaaAGGCCTCAAATACAAAAGCCAAGGTCCATACAGTGTCCTGGGCCAAAAAAAtttccaacttcttgcctaatgcaaacccagagcaatctcttatctcttacactatttcagtattacatctcTTTTGTAATgcgagataatactttcagtttgaaaaaaatctgtcctatatatatatatatatatatatgttccttatgcattccaaaaccgagttacagattttgatgaatggggtatcaaaagattcagtactatttcggctacaaatgcaacttaatttccattcacatatttgcatttcaaaaatttaacattataatcttttccataaatcaactatcgtaaacattttatacaaagacgtcacattttctatgtgtgtgtgtaccttaaaatacatcaatcatcatgacacacaccttcacacactatctctctttctctctctctctcacacacgcatacatgtctattttatataaacacacatagatctttcactttctttctgtccttttcattttctcttcttttaatttctgctctcttcaaataaatttttatggAATGAGCAGGAGAAACACAAAATAAGCCACCACAGCAGAATGGTGTGTCATTCTATTTGATTAATTTATactgcatataaaaataaaaacatactatatacatacaactgcttacaaaaatagggattaatgtataattcctttctatgttcataattttttgtttacaatattgaaaaaagtatgccaccaaagaaaagacgtaatctctccagaaacaagtataaagtaAGGAAGATCATAGAAAACCAAAGGtgagagtctgaagagagaagtgaaatgagattttctcaagatcagcaaatgcatgttgcagcacttaatactggatcattaaatcaatgttttaatgattagacagagatccaatagaatagctctcagaaacagactacgtacaaattcgttcttcacaacaactgaagctgttttcagatatgatccatcccattcttataaagaTGATaactgtccaaattggtgtgctaaacacaaattgttgtttctgtagagctttaaaattttcaattgaaacaaatgatatgtgctggtcaggtaacattgccagcactaccagctccttctcaacctctgatggatcttctagaaggcacttccatccagtcaaaggattttctgaacaatatcagataaTACaaatctgcatttcaaatgacatcgtttggtacatctaagaagatagataaacatgaatttacgtcGACGTCAAAAttcaagtctatcacctcattggtttcctgttacccacaaatgaacaaccataATTCCTCCGAATTTACTTTATgggtgatgtaggacaacaaacccgaaggaggtgttaaaatttcagatgatgggtTAGGGTTAGACACAGTGCTGAAtgctgcaaaagagagtatatccactgacagcttttcagtgTGTTCAAAAATCCcataacccccacccccaattttcAATGATAGGTTAGgacctgaaatactccaaacggaTGCATAGCAAGTTGCTTAgttgaattagcccatcatttactccacaaatgttttgttgtcaatactgcactttcccatattaccgatttcaacataactgtaatatattatatacagactaTGCTATTATAATCCCGAAcaatgctgggtatctctgctagtatttaGTAtaatgggttggacaaaatatttctctgtctctcatttttaTACTGTATGTAATGCCCAGCACTTTCATATTTCACAAAACTACTTTATCTCAAATCCTCATTTACTGAATTCATAATACTTTCCGACCCAGCAGTCACCCATACTAATATAACTGTCACTCCATCAAACATTAAGCTGTGTCTTTGAAGCGATGTCACTTTCTCTTAGATTAGAAAAACAGCTGAGTTAAATTGCATATCAAATATAACTCAACATGTTCCTGTCCAGTCACTGTAGGTCTCTAGTATTCACTACATAAATATTTCACAGCAATATAGCACCAAGCTTCTTGCATTGAGTGTAAGCATGTGTGGatggatagatgcatacatatgtacacatgtaagtgtatgtgtgttagagcAAGGcagtttctttatctctttctgtccTGTGCTAATTAtaaagaggaggaaggggataaAGAGGTCTGGATGTTAATTGAACACTAAAATTTTCAGCAAGTTCACTATTAAACCCAGCATTGCTTTAAGCACTTCGTGCTTGATATCTCACAACCATCACCTCATATTTGCATTAAGCACCACCAGAGATACCTATAAATAAAGTCTTAACAGCTCACAAGAcagctatttctctctctgttcacCAGAATTTACTGTTACACTGCATTCTGTATAATAAACCACATATTTTATTGTACAGTACAGTTCTCCATTAAGCTGAGGTAAAGTTCATCTGAATGAATCTATGAATTACACCTTACTATGTATCAAGCTGGCTTGAAGTTAGCCAACAACTCTAGCACATCTGGACACTTCAAGCCATAATGTCGTACTGGTAAAACTAAATGCACTTATGTAGTGGCATCAAAGTGAAGCTTTATGCTTCGAAAAGGAAGTTTCAAGAGAACACTGCCTTAATTGGCTATTTCTGAGAAAAAGAACACTGGAAATGGTAGAACATCATAAACTATTGCTTTAGACACAGGCCACTCTCATATTCTCTCCACTCCACCCCTACACTCGTCACCAAATGTAGCATAAGTGACTACATAATGGTCAAAAAGTAAAGCCAATGCCTTCTTCCTGGTCTTTGCTGAGGAGTGCTATGTACCAAATGCTGATGACCATCCATCAACAACCAGATAACCTCTTCATAAAACCCTAGAATGTGTTTTGAAAACAACGGACGAAAATGATATAAGAACTCAAAACTTAACAAGGTTACAAATCCTGATAAAATTCCAACCAAAGTTCTGCTCTGATGCTGTGTAACCTATTTCACTTCTTGACGTTTACAAACCAGTGGAAAACTGTTATGTGTCAAAAGGCAGATGAATTCAGTAGAATGACCTTCTAACAGCTAAGAATTAGAGACCCTTGTCTTTTTGACATCTTACTAAGAGAAGGAAAACTAGTTACTACCTGAAATTTCACTTGTATCTAGTGATGTAGATTAGTCCTTTCTGACAAAACGCATACATTGTTTTCAGAGGATTGGCTCTGTATAAGGTCTTTCTTTATCTTAAAAAGCTTCAGGCACAGGTATTActtaatttttaacatttattatgTGTTGTACACTATGGCTGACcctaatctttttttttgttctactcCAGGCACAGGGCCTCAAATATTTGGGGaaa is a window encoding:
- the LOC106883384 gene encoding AP-1 complex subunit sigma-2 isoform X5; protein product: MMQFMLLFSRQGKLRLQKWYVAHPDKVKKKITRELVTLVLARKPKMCSFLEWKDLKIVYKRYASLYFCCAIEPADNELLTLEIIHRYVELLDKYFGSVCELDIIFNFEKAYFMLDELMLGGEVQETSKKNVLKAIAAQDLLQEDEALESTLKDYGLV
- the LOC106883384 gene encoding AP-1 complex subunit sigma-2 isoform X6 → MMQFMLLFSRQGKLRLQKWYVAHPDKVKKKITRELVTLVLARKPKMCSFLEWKDLKIVYKRYASLYFCCAIEPADNELLTLEIIHRYVELLDKYFGSVCELDIIFNFEKAYFMLDELMLGGEVQETSKKNVLKAIAAQDLLQEDF
- the LOC106883384 gene encoding AP-1 complex subunit sigma-2 isoform X1, which translates into the protein MMQFMLLFSRQGKLRLQKWYVAHPDKVKKKITRELVTLVLARKPKMCSFLEWKDLKIVYKRYASLYFCCAIEPADNELLTLEIIHRYVELLDKYFGSVCELDIIFNFEKAYFMLDELMLGGEVQETSKKNVLKAIAAQDLLQELGASTVKDLPGVRNTKRHT
- the LOC106883384 gene encoding AP-1 complex subunit sigma-2 isoform X2; this encodes MMQFMLLFSRQGKLRLQKWYVAHPDKVKKKITRELVTLVLARKPKMCSFLEWKDLKIVYKRYASLYFCCAIEPADNELLTLEIIHRYVELLDKYFGSVCELDIIFNFEKAYFMLDELMLGGEVQETSKKNVLKAIAAQDLLQEESETPKGILEDIGISFPS
- the LOC106883384 gene encoding AP-1 complex subunit sigma-2 isoform X4 produces the protein MMQFMLLFSRQGKLRLQKWYVAHPDKVKKKITRELVTLVLARKPKMCSFLEWKDLKIVYKRYASLYFCCAIEPADNELLTLEIIHRYVELLDKYFGSVCELDIIFNFEKAYFMLDELMLGGEVQETSKKNVLKAIAAQDLLQEEETPQGFFEDHGLG
- the LOC106883384 gene encoding AP-1 complex subunit sigma-2 isoform X3 → MMQFMLLFSRQGKLRLQKWYVAHPDKVKKKITRELVTLVLARKPKMCSFLEWKDLKIVYKRYASLYFCCAIEPADNELLTLEIIHRYVELLDKYFGSVCELDIIFNFEKAYFMLDELMLGGEVQETSKKNVLKAIAAQDLLQELGASTVKDLPGGDTPGVL